The Canis lupus baileyi chromosome 5, mCanLup2.hap1, whole genome shotgun sequence region agtaatcaaGTGAATATTCATGTATCCAACACCCAGcccccaaaacaaaaccataCCAATACCTTTGAAGCCCTGTGTGCCCCTCCTGCTTGTATCCCCATCTCCCCCCTACTCTTAAGTGCAGTCAGCATCTTaaatttggttttttgttttcttggttttctttattttccacatatgtatgtatgtatgtctttttttaatgtctaacTTTGCAAGTTTCTTACTTTGTGTTAATAGAATTATATTGCGTGTATGTTCTACAGCATACTTTTTCCATTTAGTGTTATGTTTGAAACTCGCCTTCTTGAtgcatgttatatatgtatatatttcattcattctgatggcagtttttttgtggggtttgtttttttttttaagattttatttatttattcacgagagtcagagagagagaggcagagacacaggcagagagagaagcaggctccatgtagggagcccaacgcggaactcgatcctgggtctccaggatcaggccttgggccaaaggcggtgctaaactgctgagccacctgggctgccccagatgacagttttttgaaatatgattcacgggcagccctggtggcgcagcagtttggtgcctcctgtggcctggggtgtgatcctggggatccaggatcgagtcccacgtcgggcttcctgcatggagcctgcttctccctctgcctgtgtctctgcctttctctctctctctctctgaataaataaataaatctttaaaaaattatgaaatatgatTCATATACCATAAGATTCGTTCCTTTAGTCCAattgagctgctataacaaaaaataCCCTATAGACtggttggctttctttttttttttttttttttttttgaaaatttatttattgtagaaagaAAGAGTGCATGAACagcaaaagggacagagggagagcgaggagaaagaagcagactccccactgagtgtacaGCTCagtgctggacttgatcccatggccctgagatcatgacctgagctgaaattgagtcagccacttaactgactaaggcaccccatagactaggtggctttttttttttttttaaatattttatttaaaaaaaaaaaaaaaaaaatattttatttatttattaatgagagaccagagagaggtGGTCTGACTAGGTGGcttttaaacaacacaaatttgggcagcccgggtggctcagaggtttagcgccgccatcagcccagggcctgatcctggagacccgggatcgagtcccatgtcaggctcactgcatggagcctgcttcttcctctgcctgtttctctgcctctatctctctgtgtatctctaatgaataaataaataaaatattttttaaaaaaataacataaatttatttctcagtttggAGACTGGAGATCAAGGTGAGGCAGATGGACTATTGGGTGAGGGACTGCTTCCTGGTTGGTTCATAGACAACTGTCTTTTTCTATAACCTCATGTGGCAGACCCGGCAAAAGGAATACTCTGTAATCTTTACTATGAGGAgtctaatctcattcatgagggagGATTCCATCCTCACAACCTATGCACCtcaaaggccccacttccaaaCACCATCATACTGGAGACTATGATTTAAGTCATAGTCATTTAAATTGGTTTAACATGAATTTAGGGAGAACACAAACATGCAGTCTATAACAcatttaagtgtataattcaggaTTTCTTAATATAATCATAgaatttcactcatttttattgctgTGCAATAATCCATTGAATGGATATACTCTGTCATTTATTGTTACCAGTGACATTTAGGTTGGTGATTCTGCAAACAGAGCTGATATGAACAAGCTTTAGAAGTATTTTCTGGTACACATATACAAGAAATTGGTGTGGTATAATCCTATGAGTAGTATCATTTCaaccctttttttcctcttttttttttttttttttttttttttgaaatctataGACTCCATGCCAAACATGGGTCTAGACCTCAGTACCGAGATCAAGAATGGggtgctctatcaactgagccagccaagtgcccctagtTTCAGCCTTTCTTAGATAAAGACAAAAGGTAGATAATTCCAAAACAGTTGTCCCTATCtatttttctcagtgttttatGAAATCAGTGAGAAATGTTTACTTTCTCTTACTGCATTTGAATTCATGCTTCTTAATAAAGATCAGATATATTTTATGaacaataatgtatttttataggaCTTTGCTGCTATTTGAACACAGTGATATTGTTGTCATCTCACTACTCACGGTTTTGTTCACTAGTTCTGGAGGAGGACCAGCAAAGGTACAATTTTCTGTTATTACTTACTTGGAAATTGAAAGTATACATGTAAAATGTTATCCAAAGCAATTAAATAATCtcttttaccatttaaaataatgtaaggggggatccctgggtggcgcagcggtctggcgcctgcctttggcccagggtgcgatcctggagacccgggatggaatcccacgtcgggctcccagtgcatggagcctgcttctccctctgcctgtgtctctctctctctctctctctctctgtgactatcataaataaaaaaaataaaaataaataaaaataaaaataaataatgtaaggGCTTTTTCTGCTAATTTTAACTTGttcttaacaaattttttttttactttttattctggaTTTGTCATATATTCCTAGGAGGTTGCAAAAATAGCACAGAGTGCCCTTCACTCATTTGTAGTGGTCATTTCTTACCCAGCTGAAGTACActatcaaaaccaagaaattgaCATTGGTATAATCCATAgacctggggcagccccagtggcgcagtggtttagcagcacctgcagcctggggtgtgatcctggagacccgggatcgagtcccacatcgggctccctgcatggagcctgcttctccttctgcctgtgtctctgcctctctctctctctctctctgtgtctatgaataaataaataaaatctttaaaaaaaaaaaaatccatagaccTTACTGAGACACGGAACTGACTGATCACCACAAAGATCCCATCATGCTGCACCCAAGCCTCTCACCTACCTCCTTTTTAACCCTTTTTGGAAGATACCTAAAAACTTGTTATAAAGTCTGATGAACATTCATCCAACATTTTGCCAAGTAGGCCTTATTTGTCTTAAGTAACTTAAGTATTATCCTTTTTTGGTAAATGAGTTACAAATCTGCAATTCCAAATTCTTATACCTACAGTATTTCTGTTTTACTAAATTAAATGTTTCCTGTGCATGATTCATTGTCCCAGTtacagggaaaagaagaaataaagacaaggTGTAGTAGTCCCTGTTCTGAAAGGGGCTATTACAGGCTAAGTAATGGAGGCAGATGAATAAAATTAAGTGAACAAAATAACATGCCAAGTAGAGCAAAAAGACTACCCAGCCCATAGACTTCAAATAGGATATTTAATATTAAAGCATATgtcactgtttcttttctttcattcgtAGAGTACTCCAAAATAAATGTCAAGTGGTTTGAAGAGCTTtgtgaataaaaatattgaatataatataGTCTTAATATAGTATAACtgtaaaatatattgaataacGTAAGTCTGTAATGtgtaatataaaatacaaatatacataaagtattaatataaaagtggtatactataatatataaaataatacagagataaaCATGTATCACATAAAACatgaatatatatgatataaagtaaaaatgaataattaactATAAGCAAAGAACTTCCTGAGCATAAAAGCAGTGGGAAAAAATCACAATGGGAAAACTCAGCATATTTGACTTCATAATGATCATAAACTTCTACGTAACAGAAATCACTGTGCAGACaacagacaacaacaaaaaattaccaCAAGTcaaagttttacatttctttaaaaatatagactagTGGGacgccctgggtggctcagtggttgatcatctgccttctgctcagagcatgatcctgggatccaggatagagtcctgcattggactccttgcagggagcctgcttctccttctgcctgtctctgcctctctctctctctctctttctctcttaaaaaataaaatatagattagTAAGGTCAGTTAAGCAAAATCCTTAAGATTCTCAGTAAAAATGAGCCAAGGGCAGAGAAAGGCAActcacaaaagaaatacaaatgactttaaaacattaaaaaaaaaaaaaaactttggttaaatgttggactcttggtttcagctcaggctgtgatctcagggtcatgaatcaagccccgtattgggctctTTTTcttcagtgtggaatctgcttgaaattctctccctttcccccttccttcaaataaatcttttaaaattttaataaaaataaataaaacagggatccctgggtggcgcagcggtttggcgcctgcctttgacccagggcgcgatcctggagacccgggatcaaatcccacgtcgggctcccggtgcatggagcctgcttccccctctgcctgtgtctctgcctcattctctctctctctctgtgactatcacaaataaataaaaatttaaaaaaataaataaataaataaataaataaaacaaaaattttgcaaaaaaatatttgctgtacTAATACTCAGAAATGagaatataaatcatatatatccTCTCAGTAGTATCTCTAATAAATCATTCCTTTCCCTGGAATAggaacataaacttaaaaaattcatCAGCTTTTAAATTCTGTATACCTGTACTGGGTATGAGAAATGACTCTGCTAACCTTCCTAAAGTgccctctttgtttttttcccttagaaGAATGGTAACTAAAATATTGATATTGTTAGAAATTAACTGTCTTCTCTATCACTTTGCATGTTGTAGAATAAAATAAGTTCCTACTAATTACTCTGTAGCTACTTGACTTTTCAACCAAAAGCACAGTAACATTGCGGAGGAGTAATTCTgcaaacattatatatataatggaatattcctcagccattagaaacgacaaatacccacctctgcttcaacatggatagaactggagggtattatgctgagtgaagtaagtcaattggagaaggacaaacattatatggtctcattcatttggggaatataaaaaatagtgaaagggaataaaggggaaaggagagaaaatgagtgggaaaatatCAGtgtatcagtgagggagacaacatgagagactcctaactctgagaaacaaggggtagtggaaggagaggtgggcggggggtggaggtgactgggtgacgggcactgagcggggcacttgacgggatgagcgctgggtgttacatgttgacaaatcgaacttcaataaaaaatatatttaaggggatccctgggtggcgcagcggtttggtgcctgcctttggcccagggagcgatcctggaagacccgggatcgaatcccacgttgggcttccggtgcatggagcctgcttctccctctgcctgtgtctctgtctctctctctctctctctgtgactatcataaaaaaaaaaaaaaaaaaagatatttaaaaaatatatatatatatttttaaaaatctgcaaacaTTAAGAGTTTGTGCAAGGTAACATGcctggtccttttatttttttaaagattttatttattcattcatgagagacatagaaagaggggggcagagacagagggagaaccaggctccatgcagggagcccaaagtgggactcggtcctgggtctccagatcccaccctgggctgaaggcggtgctaaactgctgagccaccggggctgccctgcctggTCCTTTTAGCAAGGAGATAGTTCAGGTTGCTATTATTATGTGCCTTAAATGCCCTTAAAATATCCTCCAGAATCTGTTGGAGCTCTTTGCTTTTTTATCTTACTGTTAATACTGCAATTTTATATTGTGTAGTAGAAGGGCTTTAATgttatatgttattttttctttatttatttgaaaaagttttttctttagcatttgtATAGtcatggtcttaaaaaaaaaatcagctcttaAAATAGCCAGCTTtggtaatattttcttccttttcagacAAGAGGGGCTGCTTTTTTCATTATTGCTGTGATCTGCTTATTGCTTTTCGACAATGACGATCTCATGGCTAAAATGGCTGAACACCGTATCCTTTTACAGTAGATTGGAGTAATTCAGTCTTGCAGAAAAATAGAAGACTGGCAGAATGGGACAAGGAGGAGGATTGAATTAGACTGATCAGTCATGAATGAAACTTCATGCATTAATGAAGGTAttcaaataatgaataaattattctaaattaaatattttatagcatttcCATCAGTATCTTCTACAGGGACAGTGAAAGAATGTTTTAGAATGGCCAGgggcttaaaaaaatatttgatttgccAGTCAACAGAATCACTCTGTTTGATCCCTTGTGAcaaatttaacaatttaaataCTCAAGTTAGATGTCAGTtgcaattattaaatataaactttcttaagatttaattaaaaaaaaatctttgacatCTTCTTGcctgaaagaaaaaactgaaattcCTAACCTGGTAATCACTCTCTTGCGCTAAACTGTTATttcccctcatgaataaataaatgaaaaatctttttaaaaaattaaaatgaaataaataaactgttattTCCAGTTCAGCTTCCACTCTTCTATAACCCCAACTTtccggttttgttttgttttgttttaagattttatttattcatgagagacacacagagagagacacagacaagggagaagcaggctccctgcagggagcctgacgtgggacttgatcccaggtctccaggatcacgccttgggctgagggcggcgctaaaccactgagccaccccggctgtcCCCCAACTTTCctgttaaatatatatacttattttcctCTACAGACATACATGCCTTGTGCTCGGTTCAGCAGCACATAGACAGACATGCCTGTTCTTTTCTGTCCACACACCTCTTCCCACTCCATTTAGCTGACCTTGGAACACCAGTTCTAATTCCTCCTGTTACACTATCTGAAAGCCCATCAGTTAACTAATAACAGTGGGACTGCATCTCTAAGCTGCCTTCTTTGCTGAGGCTTACGTGGGCAGGACTTAGATTCAGGACTGATTTGAGATGTTCTGAAAAAGCCTTAGTTCCATGACAGTAATGGTCCAAGAAGTTTCCTTCCTCTGGTCCCTTTGTCCTGCTTACAACTGTACGCATACACTTTTGTCGGTTAACTACTAAAATTTAACAACTGTATCTTAAAGCactattataattgttttggagacaacaaaagaaatacaggccattctaatttataaatcatgtcccagaattaaatttttaattgttttgtttttaaggacaataaataataaatttaagggCAACCTCAAGTAAACAGGTTTGGGACCCCCAAACTAGCCTATAATAATGTAGCTAAAATTTTAGGAGAACTTAAGGATTCAAAGAGttaatatttgggatttttttttcctttattgcaaCTCACTTAGCTGAAGGACATCATGACAGTGCTCTAACTCACATGCTTTACACAGCCATTGCCTTCTTAGGTGTGGCGGATCACAAGgtatgttcttttctttgttcctaGAATGATCaagagtagcaaaaaaaaaaaaaaaaaaagagtagcaacTATAACTTTAAAAGTTCTCTTAAGTtcgcaaatcgaactccaataaaaaactatatattaaaaaaataaaataagttaccAGTAATTTACAGAACTGCGTGATACTTAAGTGGTTTAGTAATTTGGGATATGGAAGAAACATAATAGCtccattttctccaaatattatGTATTTAAGGATCGCATATTGGACTGTGTGTTTCTAATGAAACTTCTCTCATTTTACTCATAGGGTGGAGTGTTGTTGCTAGTACTGGCTTTGTGTTGTAAAGTTGGTTTTCATACAGCTTCCAGAAAACTCTCTATAGATGTTGGTGGAGCCAAACGTCTTCAAGCTTTATCCCATCTTATTTCTGTGCTTCTCTTGTGTCCATGGGTCATTGTTCTTTCTGTGACAACTGAGGTAAGAGGAATTTATCGGTAATAAGTAAAATGAATTGctgttacttaaaaattttagttaACTACATTGTATTATACTTCACTTTAAGCTTGCAAGTATCTTAAATTATCTTGGCATTTTTTGTAATTGTTGAAAAATTTGGGAAGTAAATTTTATTGTTTAGAAAACAAATCAAGTactattacatttatatttccattCCTGTGGCCCAAAGAAATCTGTTCAAGAAACTCTTgatttatgggcagccccggtggcccagtggtttagcaccaccttcggcctggggtgtgatcctggagacccgggatcgagtcccacattgggcttccctgcatggagcctgcttctccctctgcctgcctgtgtctctgcctgtctctctctctctcaggaataaataaataaaatctttaaaaaaaaaaaaaaagaaagaaagaaattgatttatttagttttttttttttttttacttagattttatttattttagagagaatgagcaagcagggtgaagagcagagggaaagggacaagcgtactccatgctgagcctgatgcaaggctcccATCTCACACCTtaaggtcatggcctgagccaaaattaagagtcagacggTAACCAagtgagcctcccaggcgcccctaagaAAACCATTTAATATATACCATGTGTTACAGACAAGGATTGTGGGTCATCtggtatttatataattattaaatcatagtacttttattttttaatactttggggATAACCGGGAAATGCACTAATATCCTACAGCTCTTATGTTTTGGCATCTTATGAATCATTGAATTAGAACATTTGTTTATCTATAAAGGGATTAACTAAAATGTAAGATGTGAACTTTATTCCTGTGCACTactaactatttttttttcttttttttaatttctagagtAAAGTCGAGTCTTGGTTTTCTCTCATTATGCCTTTCACAACAGTTATCTTTTTTGTCATGATCCTGGATTTCTATGTTGATTCTATTTGTTCTGTCAAAATGGAAGTTTCCAAATGTGCCCGCTATggatcttttcccatttttattagtGCTCTACTTTTTGGAAATTTTTGGACACATCCAATAACAGACCAGCTTCGAGCTATGAACAAAGCAGCACACCAGGAAAGCACTGAACATGTCCTGTCTGGAGGAGTGGTAGTGAGCgctatattcttcattttgtgtGAGCATTTTTCCTTAGGAAATTTAATCTCATGCATTTTGAtgttgaaattatttaatttgggAATTTCTTCAGTGCTTGTGTTTAGTGCTGACAGATACTGTGTTGGTTTTGGTAGGTTAAGCTTATAAAACTTTTgtaactttgttgtttttttcccttttttaaaagctgCCAACATCTTATCATCTCCTTCCAAGAGAGGACAGAAAGGTACCCTAATTGGATATTCTCCTGAAGGAACACCTCTTTATAACTTCATGGGTGATGCTTTCCAGCATAGTTCCCAATCGATCCCTAGGTTTATTAAGGAATCACTAAAACAAATTCTTGAGGAGAATGACTCTAGgcagatcttttacttcttgtGTTTGAATCTGGtaagattttttatatattagtgACATCTTAACAgcttaaacttttaattttgacagTTCTGGTATAATTTTAGTGATTCCCAAATTTCTGATAGAGAGGggctaaaattacattttctctcaGCGATGGGAAGATTTCAGGATTATATTCAacctattaaaaaaatgtttacttagcAAACAATTTTTGAGGCATTTTAGATGCATTAGTTTAGTGTGCTATTTCAAATCAGTAAATATAGTAGCCTATAAAATCTTTATCTGCTTCTCATAGGATCTCACTATAGACTGGATGGATTGCTAACATTTTATATCCTAGTTTATTGAGTTCTACAGACATATAAATGAAACTATCtccttttaaagaatttgtaAGATGAACATATTTGATTGAGCTTAATAGCTTGCAgtatatatgaaatgaaattaagTGTCACTTAATCTTCAAGTAAGGTTTGCATAATAGTTAAAATTCTCATGATTAAGTCCTGATAAATCTCTTGAAATGATATTTCCTAACACATTCCTcccctgtttttctttaaatttattttagctttttaccTTTGTGGAATTATTCTATGGCGTGTTGACCAATAGTCTGGGTCTGATCTCAGATGGATTTCACATGCTCTTTGACTGCTCTGCTTTGGTCATGGGACTTTTTGCAGCCCTGATGAGTAGATGGAAAGCAACTCGGATTTTCTCCTATGGGTAGGGACACCGACCATCAAAGTGATATAACACAATGAAAAAATCCTAAGGACAGATTCCATCTTagggaataaaattttattacttttattacaaataattttttagaactttattttaAGGTGGCTATGCATGAAATATCCTTTCATTAACTGAATAATCAGTTTAACAGATATTAGAATCTTTGATTTGTACACAGAATTTTGATAAGACCTACCCTAAATAGATTTATAAACTTAGTTCTTTTcaactgttaatattttgaaagacCAGTAagccaaaaatacaaataattttgatGTAAAGCAGAATCTGTGGGCTGTGACAGAGATCAAAAGCTCATCAAGGGCTTAAAGAGAAGGAACTTCTTGTTAAGAAATTAGGAAAGGGTTTATGTAGgactttgataaatattttaaattgcaacAAATTTAAATACAGAAAGACTCTTGCAGCATTAGTGTAGTGTTTAGGATCTTGGTTATCTTCTGATCGTATTTATGTACGTAGTTGAAAAATCTGAACTTAGTATACTCTTATGTAACataatatttatacttttaaaatatttgtcatttttttttctaaaaatatattctacatttttAGGTATGGCCGAATAGAAATTCTCTCTGGATTTATTAATGGACTTTTTCTAATGGTAATAGCTTTTTTCGTGTTTGTGGAGTCAGTGGCTAGATTAATTGATCCTCCGGAATTAGACACACACATGTTAACAGTAAGTCCTTATTTTCCTGTTTGAATTTCTCTTCATATCCCCTATCGCCTTTTCCATGCTAAAGTTTAACTCTCTATAGTTATTGATCTaggaaggttttattttattttttaatgtaaattaacatcttatatttacatttatactgCTCTTAGAAATTAATccttttctctaatattttcgTAGTAAGACAGTTAGATGACGATCTAAACCATACGGATTTCTTTCTGACTTATcagatgcttttgttttttttgtgtttttttttttttttttttttttaaagattttatttatttattcatgatagtcacagagagagagagaggcagagacacaggcagagggagaagcaggctccatgcaccgggagcccgatgtgggattcgatcccgggtctccaggatcgcgccctgggccaaaggcaggcgccaaaccgctgcgccacccagggatccctcaaatgcttttgtgtgggacacctgggtggctcagtcagttaagcagcattcagcttaggtcatggtctcagggtcctgagttccaGCCCCCATGtcagagctccctgctcagcggggagtctcctgctccctctccctcttctgctccccttgattgtgctctcttgcttgtgcacacacactctctctcaaatagatgaataaaatcttttaaaaataataaataaatgtttttgtgtgAAGATGTGCTTTTTAAATACCTGAGGAAATTTACAAAATGTTAAAgatagaatcataaaaatattatcattttaatgataATTACCCTGTAGATTGTATTTCTGCTATAGCAGTCTGTAATGTTTTCCCTGTATTTCCAAACCTTTGCATGTGCTATTTCTTGTAGTTGGCCTGCCTTTCCCTCACACCTGCCTTTCAGCCTTCATCAGGACTTTGCCGATATGTCTCTGCTAGTGAGATACTTTCCATTaatccctttcttccctctccagaGTTTGGAAGATTTCCCTTTCATACTATTTCCCTtgtgtcttgctttttctcttttttttttttttaagtaacattgAGGTATAACTCCTCTGTCATTCTTCTACAGTTAAAGATGTAAGTGATCTCTTCACGACCTAAATTGTCTATCATTAACTCAAATTCTAGCATCTGGCTTATAGTAGGAAATCAGCAATTAATTGTTGAATAATTACAAGTAATTAGGAATCTGGTTGGTGGAAGCATGTTATCAGTAAAATGCTTTAGATTATAGTTTagaaatttatttgaattttaaatgctTACATCCTTgacctttaatatttattacaaaaatacttgccaaaaaatatatatttgcacagATGCATAAAGGTGCATGATTCATTGTGTCACTGTTCATTATGGTGAAAAAAATGTCCTAAAGAAAAGACTAGTTAAATCTGTCATTCATAGAATACCATGCAACCAATAAAAAGAATGGAGCTTATCTATATATACTGGCATAAAAAGTACTTAAGaactgtagtttttaaaaattccaaagcaaTACTATAATGTGATgtgttttaaaaggtttttatatATGTAGTTTAGTATTTGCATAGAAAATACGCCATTGTTTAAGTGACTAATTCTTGGGGGTTGGATTACAGGGGACTTGGCACTATCTACATGAAGTATTTGTTTAGAGGAGAAATATTTGAGATGATGGGGCCTCTATGCAGTATTTGATTTAATTCAAAATTCATTAACCATCTTCAAGTTCATAAAGCTaactaaagggatccctgggtggtttaagcgcctgccttcagcccaggtcgtgatcctagagtcccaggatcaagtcccacatcctgctccctgtgtgcagcctgcttctccctctgcctgtgtctctgcctctctccctctgtgtctctcatgaataaataaataaaatctttaaaaacataaaaaactaaaattttaaactctGACAGACAAATGTTCTGAACCTCAGTAAGAAGGGTAAATCTCTTGTTTTACATCTTTGGAAATTAATTAGAATTATCTGTCcccat contains the following coding sequences:
- the SLC30A5 gene encoding proton-coupled zinc antiporter SLC30A5, whose amino-acid sequence is MEEKYGGDVLAGPSGGGGGLGPVDVPSARLTKYIVLLCFTKFLKAVGLFESYDILKAVHIVQFIFILKLGTAFFMVLFQKPFSSGKSITKHQWIKIFKHAVAGCIISLLWFFGLTLCGPLRTLLLFEHSDIVVISLLTVLFTSSGGGPAKTRGAAFFIIAVICLLLFDNDDLMAKMAEHPEGHHDSALTHMLYTAIAFLGVADHKGGVLLLVLALCCKVGFHTASRKLSIDVGGAKRLQALSHLISVLLLCPWVIVLSVTTESKVESWFSLIMPFTTVIFFVMILDFYVDSICSVKMEVSKCARYGSFPIFISALLFGNFWTHPITDQLRAMNKAAHQESTEHVLSGGVVVSAIFFILSANILSSPSKRGQKGTLIGYSPEGTPLYNFMGDAFQHSSQSIPRFIKESLKQILEENDSRQIFYFLCLNLLFTFVELFYGVLTNSLGLISDGFHMLFDCSALVMGLFAALMSRWKATRIFSYGYGRIEILSGFINGLFLMVIAFFVFVESVARLIDPPELDTHMLTPVSVGGLIVNLIGICAFSHAHNHNHGASQGSCHSSDHSHSHHMHGHSDHGHGHSHGSTGRGMNANMRGVFLHVLADTLGSIGVIVSTVLIEQFGWFIADPLCSLFIAVLIFLSVFPLIKDAYQVLLLRLPPEYEKELHVALEKIQKIEGLISYRDPHFWRHSASVVAGTIHIQVTSDVLEQRIVQQVTGILKDAGVNNLTIQVEKEAYFQHMSGLSTGFHDVLAMTKQMESMKYYKDGTYIM